The genomic region CTTACACGACGTTGTGTTGCACGCAGGACCGAGTGAACGAATTTATAAGGCGAAGTTCATCGACACGCTTCGACAAATTTTAACTTCACAACCATTGGCTCGGTACGATCTTCGATTTAAAATAGTTCAATGATCGAggataaacaaattttttaacttcaacAAATTTTAACTTCACAACCATTGGCTCGGTACGATCTTCgatttaaaatatttcaatgaTCGAGGATAATACCGATTTCGGGTCGCACTGCGTGTAGGTTGGCTGCTGGGATCTCAAAGGAAAGCAGATGAAATCAACGGTAAATTGATAAAACCAACATTCCCTTAGCATGATGTAAGGTAGATGGAGACGAAGTTTCATCGGAGTTCCTTTTTACATCGATCTACAAAACGCTTAACAACTATGTACTCTTAAAGTAATATCCTGGGGTCATAGACTCTTGATACACTCTTGATCTTCTTCCCTGATCTCCTTTCTTGATGCTTATATCATAGTCTGGCAAACACAGGTATTGAATTTTTTGATTTTCTGATTCGAAGGAGTGGCCTGTGTAATTCTTATGCATAAGAAcataagtatttattattaatcaataaatttaatcaattaattaataatatatttattattaataaatataacttCCTGTCTAAATATCAATCACCTTATTTGAGGTCCGATAAGGTAGGTTCCACGAAGTCGTCTGATATGCAAGACGAAGGCCAGTAATAGAAATCAAAATATTGTATATGAGTACCAATTAAATCAGTAAGAACTGGATTTGAGAGAAACGAGTCCTTTTCATCCCTGCCGATAGTACAAATCCTGTGGATTACGAAACAGAAACCAGACGagttaaaatacaataaaatttgaCGTAACACCTTCACCTAAGACGATCCTCTTCACTTCTTTTTCTACCCGTATCGGCAGAGTGCCCTAATTTTgtcataattaatgtttttcggCGACCCTGCATTTTGCATATGTGGCGCCTCTGTTGGAGAATAAATGAAGCTTCACTCGATATATCCGTACAGTGCCACTAACGgcgaaacgctcaaactgttaacCAAAATCAAATGTCGGTAATTTGGCTACAGATAGTGGCATAGTATACAGAACAAATGCTAACATTGCAAAACGTAATCAATTGTTCTTTAAAGCTGggttaaatgtttttttttttaattatataagcTTTAGACCATATCTGGCCTATAGCAATCATACATAGGcgttacaatatttaatattgtatatcacagatTTCAACAGTCAAGGTTATTGCAGTCATGTAGTTCATATGTTGTGACCTTGAACGACCTTCATTTATAAGTCATTGTATTCGTcttgattttttcatttgtacacttTATACTTTCTATTAATTACTTAGATCTCAGCCGAAATTCCATGAAGCTACGATCGATATTCGTACAGCGCCACTAACGACAAAACTTTCAAACTGTTAACCAAACTCGAATGTCGGTAATTTGGCTTACAGTTAAAGCAGTATGCAAGATCATCAAAAAACATGAATTATGACAAAATTAAGGGAAAAATAACTAAACCAAGGGTACGGAATTGTTCAGGAGAACCTACTGTGTCGATATGGTATACAGAAACAATTAACAACATTGCAAAACGTAAACTAAAATACATTTAGTTTTGTTTCACTAAATACACATAGTTGCATTCATTAAATACATTTAGCGTTGTCGTTTGATTTTTTTACACAATGTCGATGTGAATGAACAACAGTTCATTCCTCCTGAACAGTTCTATGCCCTTGATTTAGattttaatataatgttttttAGCGACCCTGACACTAGCAGCGCAGAACGCTCAAACTATTAGTAAAAATCAAATATCGGTAATTTGGCTAACAATTCGAGTGTTTTACCGCTAGTGATGCTGTACCGACATCGAACGGAGCTTCATTTTTTCTCCAAAAGAGACGCCACAATCAAAATTGGCTACCAGTTTCAGCTTTCTGCCACAGATGGCATCGTTAAATTGTGTCGTATGCGAGGTTATGTTCActgtatttttaaatttatagcTCTCCTTGTTCTGCTGTTCATTACATTCTAAATACGTAAACTAAAAATAAACGAATCATTGAGTGTTGTACAATATCAAAGTTTTCTAATTAAACTATAAAATGTCCACTCGGTGGTACGTACGATTATTGTAATACGAAAACAAGTAACTTTCTCTCTCACAATGTTATTAAAAGAATTCTGTAAGATATTAGTATCGTATTCATTGTTATAAATAGTGTTGGTCTTTTAGGTACCCCTTGTACCAAGCTGGTAACCCACAGCTTAGAATTTACCTTCCAAACTTTTGGATGAAACTTATCGATTATAAAAAGCAACCAGAATCTGTTGTCACATTCCACTGTTCGATAGAGATGACAAAGTACGACGTTCGTAATTATTTAGAAAAGATCTACAATGTGTTTCCAGCTGATGTTAGAACTAGAATTGCAAGTGGAAAAACAAAAAGATGTCCAAAATATGGATGTGTAATTAAAGATGATGACTATAAAGTAGCTTATATTTCATTGGTAGGCAGAACATTTGATCCCGTTCATGTTTAATCAGAATTAAGCAGACTGTTATTGCATATATTCATATGTATTCTTTATACTCACAGAAACAGGGTGAGAAATTCACGTTCCCAAATCTGTTCCCGCCACAAGAAGAAAAGAGCGATGAAGAGCAGCATGAAGAGTTGCTGAAAGAATTCAAAAAATATGTGGAACCAAATCAAATGCCAGGTTTACCCACTTGGTttagaatataataaattcaattgtacattttaaaaaaaataaacatcATTTAATCTTGCGCATCAGTCGTTGAATATCCTTACATTTGATAACTTCGCTTAATACTGATGTATGTACGAAAAAAGAAATACATATTAATGGATATGtgtataacaaaaataaaatatagtattCACAAATAAAAAGTAATATACATAGTCTAGGCATCTAATACTTAAATATTTGGAATACATTAGTTTCTTGAATAGCTTTAAAATTCAGTCAGCATAAATCCGTACGTTCTGCACTGTGGACACTGCGCAATATCAAGCAAGAAAATTGTCTGGAAACGGAAAGAAAGCGATCAGTATAAATAGATTAAATATAGAAAACAATGTCACGGTTAA from Megalopta genalis isolate 19385.01 chromosome 3, iyMegGena1_principal, whole genome shotgun sequence harbors:
- the mRpL23 gene encoding mitochondrial ribosomal protein L23; translation: MSTRWYPLYQAGNPQLRIYLPNFWMKLIDYKKQPESVVTFHCSIEMTKYDVRNYLEKIYNVFPADVRTRIASGKTKRCPKYGCVIKDDDYKVAYISLKQGEKFTFPNLFPPQEEKSDEEQHEELLKEFKKYVEPNQMPGLPTWFRI